A single window of uncultured Pseudodesulfovibrio sp. DNA harbors:
- a CDS encoding methylglyoxal synthase, which translates to MNKMKNIAVVAHDNCKGELLDFIDCNRNMMMQHNLIATGTTGKMVEIMFKERISKGGEKHDLKKVTRLKSGPLGGDQQMGALIADGKVDILFFFWDPMEPQPHDVDVKALLRLAVLYNIPTASNRSSAEFLISSAFFDHEFDIKKGEFFEYANRDMREI; encoded by the coding sequence ATGAATAAAATGAAAAATATAGCGGTAGTGGCCCATGACAATTGCAAGGGTGAACTTTTGGATTTCATCGATTGCAATCGGAACATGATGATGCAGCACAATCTGATTGCGACCGGGACGACCGGTAAGATGGTGGAAATCATGTTCAAGGAAAGGATTTCTAAGGGGGGCGAGAAGCATGACCTCAAGAAGGTCACTCGACTGAAATCCGGGCCATTGGGCGGAGATCAACAGATGGGTGCCCTGATTGCTGACGGTAAAGTCGATATCCTCTTTTTCTTTTGGGATCCCATGGAGCCTCAACCGCATGATGTGGATGTGAAAGCTTTGCTTCGATTGGCTGTTTTGTACAATATACCAACTGCCAGTAATCGTTCGTCTGCCGAGTTTCTTATATCATCGGCTTTTTTTGATCATGAATTTGACATCAAGAAGGGCGAGTTCTTTGAATATGCCAATAGGGATATGAGAGAAATTTAA